One Sphingobium sp. V4 genomic window carries:
- a CDS encoding glycosyltransferase: MHDNIRNANHRSAFRKFLLKWASALTVPFDKSYYISRYPDIQEEEAKRHFHRQGWRHGYSPDVNFDMLAYLAGEDIDVVKRSEDLNHRPFIRAMTNDVSIPQQARNFAQDYIEIVDSGLFDRAFYLENYPDVIGDPIEHYLRSGWKQGYNPGPVFSTSAYLNYHPDVAKAEYNPLLHYCRFGNVEKRFAARAVPLSPNEPAPTLTEPHCPPLDDNRRTLQAEIRQRLAPSTKKAFIAGPQISILVPVYNVPVIWLRQMVESVQHQTYDRWQLCIVDDCSTSAELRAMLQELPAWDNRIQVAMREANGGISAASNDCLALATGEYVALLDNDDMLTNDALEEMAKAIIVNDQPDWLYSDEFKVDEENNVSDLFAKPDWSPSMLFNYMYTGHFTLYKKSIVTAVGGFRSEYDFSQDYDLALRISEKDVRVVHVEKYLYAWRMIATSAASGGKPTARISNIAALQDAVDRRGWQGTATPLPTANRIVRDFSHDIKVSIVIPSDNEHNISASINSILDETNYTNYNIIIVTNSKIVGNLGPKFKSDKIIWKNYDKPFNFSDKCNEGATAGDGEYVIFFNDDVRVITPDWIQGLLEYLTLPGVGAVGPKLLYENGLIQHGGMATGMRRLVGTAFHCYPDNSSVHFNFAQCVRDVSILCGALIAMPAKLFWDIGGFDAVNAPIGHSDVDLCFRVREAGYRCVYTPYAKLVHIGHVSIGEEEAVKKPFKRDKSEVFLLKRWCEYVAHDPYFTPAMRSLTYMDSPEKFQVFPGSGAVSKDDVLILSHDLTSSGAPKVAYDLALLMQSKGYFVTVASPVDGPYRAKLVKHGITVIIDELILTGHESSMVLARSFDLVIANTIVCWPSVAELAKTTPTYLYSHETELVHHFANIYPDFLDALRSATQIWSGSQHAADALTHYGLKPHIVEYGVDDITAAQVDPAIRIAVFGSIEPRKGQDLAILGMGNVAPEIRSKARLDLFGRTLAVSYHHQVEAMAEGIEQVRFGGELAYDEYRKILSDTDIVLVCSRDDTLPLVSLDSLALGKALICSATTGTSRYLEHEKSALILKHNSPDEIADAMTRLITDTELRHRIGEGARSVFEKYFTHDAFSKRIFERFEEEKPIAIAS; the protein is encoded by the coding sequence ATGCATGACAACATACGAAATGCGAATCATCGTAGTGCTTTTCGCAAGTTTCTTCTTAAATGGGCATCTGCGCTGACTGTTCCATTTGACAAATCATATTATATATCGCGCTATCCTGATATACAGGAAGAAGAAGCCAAGCGCCATTTCCATCGCCAGGGATGGCGTCATGGCTATTCTCCTGACGTTAATTTCGATATGCTTGCCTATCTTGCGGGGGAAGACATTGATGTTGTCAAACGTAGCGAAGATTTAAATCACAGACCGTTCATCCGCGCCATGACGAACGATGTCAGCATACCGCAGCAGGCGCGCAATTTTGCGCAGGATTATATCGAAATTGTCGATTCCGGCTTGTTCGACCGCGCATTCTATCTTGAAAATTACCCGGATGTAATCGGCGATCCTATCGAACATTATCTTCGTTCGGGTTGGAAGCAGGGTTATAATCCCGGACCGGTCTTTTCCACTTCGGCTTATCTTAATTACCATCCGGACGTCGCCAAGGCGGAATATAACCCTCTTCTTCATTATTGCCGGTTCGGAAATGTCGAGAAGCGGTTTGCCGCGCGTGCTGTGCCCTTGTCGCCCAATGAACCCGCGCCGACGCTGACAGAGCCTCACTGCCCGCCTCTGGACGACAATCGCAGAACCTTGCAGGCTGAAATCCGGCAGCGGCTGGCGCCATCCACCAAGAAAGCCTTCATCGCTGGTCCGCAGATTTCGATCCTCGTGCCGGTGTACAATGTCCCAGTCATCTGGTTGCGCCAGATGGTCGAGTCCGTGCAGCATCAGACCTATGATCGTTGGCAGCTGTGCATCGTGGATGATTGCTCCACCTCGGCGGAACTGCGGGCGATGCTCCAGGAACTGCCCGCTTGGGACAATCGTATCCAGGTCGCCATGCGCGAAGCCAATGGCGGTATATCGGCTGCCTCCAACGATTGCCTTGCCCTTGCGACAGGCGAATATGTCGCCCTGCTCGACAATGACGATATGCTCACGAACGATGCCCTGGAAGAAATGGCCAAGGCCATAATCGTCAATGATCAGCCCGACTGGCTGTACAGCGACGAATTCAAGGTTGACGAAGAAAATAACGTATCGGACTTGTTCGCCAAGCCGGACTGGTCACCGTCAATGCTGTTCAACTACATGTACACGGGACATTTCACCCTTTACAAGAAAAGCATTGTCACGGCCGTTGGCGGTTTTCGTTCCGAATATGACTTCTCGCAAGACTATGACCTTGCCTTGCGCATATCGGAAAAGGATGTGCGCGTCGTTCATGTCGAGAAATATCTCTATGCCTGGCGTATGATCGCCACCTCCGCTGCCTCCGGCGGCAAGCCGACTGCCCGGATCAGCAATATCGCAGCACTTCAGGATGCGGTTGACCGGCGCGGCTGGCAGGGCACGGCCACTCCCCTTCCGACTGCCAACCGCATCGTTCGTGATTTTTCGCATGATATCAAAGTGTCAATTGTCATACCGTCCGACAACGAGCATAATATCAGCGCATCTATAAATTCGATTCTGGATGAAACCAATTATACTAATTATAATATAATAATTGTCACCAACAGCAAGATTGTCGGTAATCTTGGGCCGAAATTTAAATCCGATAAAATTATCTGGAAAAATTACGATAAACCTTTCAATTTTTCCGACAAATGCAATGAGGGTGCTACAGCGGGCGATGGAGAATATGTCATTTTCTTCAATGACGATGTCCGCGTCATTACCCCTGACTGGATACAGGGACTGCTGGAATATCTGACGTTGCCAGGTGTCGGCGCGGTAGGGCCCAAATTGCTGTATGAAAACGGCCTGATCCAGCATGGCGGTATGGCCACCGGAATGCGTCGGTTGGTTGGCACCGCATTCCATTGTTATCCCGACAATTCTTCCGTCCATTTCAATTTCGCTCAGTGCGTGCGGGATGTCTCGATCCTGTGCGGCGCCCTGATTGCCATGCCGGCAAAATTGTTCTGGGATATTGGAGGGTTTGACGCGGTCAATGCGCCAATTGGTCATTCCGATGTCGATCTGTGCTTCCGAGTTCGGGAAGCAGGTTATCGCTGCGTTTACACGCCTTATGCCAAACTTGTGCATATCGGTCATGTGTCGATTGGCGAAGAAGAGGCTGTAAAAAAGCCCTTCAAGCGCGATAAGTCAGAAGTGTTTCTATTGAAGCGCTGGTGTGAATATGTTGCGCATGACCCCTATTTCACGCCTGCAATGCGCAGCCTAACCTATATGGATTCGCCCGAAAAGTTTCAGGTCTTTCCTGGATCTGGCGCCGTAAGCAAAGACGATGTCCTAATCCTGTCGCATGACCTTACATCGAGCGGTGCTCCCAAAGTCGCCTATGACCTTGCTCTGTTGATGCAGAGCAAGGGATATTTCGTGACAGTCGCCTCGCCGGTGGATGGCCCTTATCGCGCGAAACTGGTCAAGCACGGCATTACCGTCATAATTGATGAATTGATCCTGACCGGTCATGAAAGCTCGATGGTTCTGGCGCGCAGCTTCGACCTTGTCATCGCCAATACCATCGTTTGCTGGCCTTCCGTCGCTGAATTGGCGAAAACCACCCCCACCTATCTCTATTCGCACGAGACAGAGCTGGTCCATCATTTCGCAAACATCTATCCCGACTTCCTCGATGCCCTTCGCAGCGCGACGCAGATATGGAGCGGCAGCCAGCATGCCGCCGATGCCTTGACCCATTATGGGCTAAAACCGCATATCGTCGAATATGGAGTCGATGACATCACGGCGGCGCAAGTTGACCCTGCAATCCGAATTGCGGTGTTCGGCTCAATCGAACCGCGCAAGGGACAGGATTTGGCGATATTGGGCATGGGGAATGTCGCGCCCGAAATCCGGTCGAAAGCGCGGCTTGACCTTTTCGGCCGAACTTTGGCCGTCAGCTATCATCATCAGGTAGAAGCGATGGCAGAAGGCATCGAGCAAGTGCGTTTCGGCGGCGAACTGGCTTATGATGAATATCGCAAGATATTGTCTGATACAGACATCGTTCTGGTTTGTTCGCGCGACGATACGCTGCCCCTAGTTTCGTTGGACAGCCTTGCCTTGGGCAAAGCCTTGATATGTAGCGCCACGACGGGAACGTCACGCTATCTGGAGCATGAGAAATCCGCGCTTATCCTCAAGCATAACAGTCCGGATGAGATTGCCGACGCCATGACGCGACTGATTACGGATACAGAACTGCGCCATAGGATCGGGGAAGGCGCGAGATCTGTATTTGAGAAATATTTCACACATGACGCCTTTTCAAAGCGCATATTCGAGCGATTTGAAGAAGAGAAACCGATTGCCATCGCTTCTTGA